The Polynucleobacter necessarius genome has a window encoding:
- a CDS encoding YeeE/YedE family protein, translated as MTRRHFNFYSQYLIGVLFGFGLIISGMSNPQKILSFLDLAGNWDPSLMFVMGGAILVGLGGFYLVSKRTEAFFGGALHIPTRRDITKPLVIGGLIFGAGWGIAGFCPGPALVALGAGHLKALVFVLAMLVGMELCNRFFTGHKK; from the coding sequence ATGACGAGAAGACACTTTAATTTCTATAGCCAGTATTTGATAGGTGTTTTGTTTGGATTCGGCCTCATTATTTCTGGCATGAGTAACCCACAAAAGATTCTTAGCTTCCTAGATCTTGCTGGTAACTGGGATCCCTCTTTAATGTTTGTCATGGGAGGAGCAATTCTTGTGGGTCTAGGTGGCTTTTATTTGGTCTCTAAACGTACTGAGGCATTTTTTGGTGGTGCGCTCCACATCCCAACTAGAAGAGATATCACTAAACCTCTCGTCATTGGAGGTCTTATTTTTGGGGCAGGTTGGGGTATTGCTGGATTTTGCCCTGGCCCTGCGCTTGTTGCTCTTGGCGCCGGGCATCTCAAGGCTTTAGTCTTTGTATTGGCAATGCTGGTGGGCATGGAGCTGTGCAATCGCTTCTTTACGGGTCACAAGAAGTAA